A stretch of the Ostrea edulis chromosome 9, xbOstEdul1.1, whole genome shotgun sequence genome encodes the following:
- the LOC125660485 gene encoding 1-deoxyxylulose-5-phosphate synthase YajO-like, translating into MEYNYLGRTGLRVSNICLGTMTFGQPQIGKLDKDASHKVLDRFAALGGNFIDTANMYTRGVSESIIGEWLVRQERENFVIATKVRSPMGDDVNNVGLGRKHIMQSCDASLKRLQTDYIDLYQIHNWDFAVPPEEWLEALGDLVKAGKVRYIGVCNLCGWQMQKVVDLCKSGRYPAVVSLQQQYNLLCRHPEFEEFQVCKQENLGVLPWSPLKGGMLTGKYKRGTRPSLSAGRIGLVAQDESKAMQIAPAWSQYENNEDFWKLLEAMEKIAKNCGKSIPQVAIRWLLQKDVVASVIIGANSIEQLEDNIGSATNWRLSKEQMDELDTLSKPEVPYPYEMMWRMNTNRVNPYHPAPLVKNTDG; encoded by the exons ATGGAGTACAACTACCTCGGCCGTACCGGACTGCGTGTGTCCAACATATGTCTGGGGACCATGACATTCGGCCAACCACAG ATCGGCAAGTTGGACAAGGATGCATCTCACAAAGTCCTGGACCGATTCGCTGCTCTCGGTGGAAATTTCATTGACACTGCAAACATGTATACCAGAGGGGTATCGGAAAGCATCATAGGCGAGTGGTTGGTTAG ACAAGAAAGAGAAAATTTCGTAATTGCCACCAAAGTGAGAAGTCCAATGGGAGATGATGTGAATAACGTTGGTTTAGGACGGAAACACATCATGCAGAGCTGTGATGCGAGCCTTAAACGGCTTCAGACGGACTATATAGACCTCTATCAG ATTCACAACTGGGACTTCGCCGTTCCCCCTGAGGAGTGGTTAGAAGCCCTCGGAGATCTGGTTAAGGCTGGTAAGGTGCGCTATATCGGAGTGTGCAACCTGTGTGGTTGGCAGATGCAGAAAGTGGTGGATCTCTGCAAGTCCGGCAGGTACCCGGCTGTAGTCAGTCTTCAG CAACAATACAACTTACTTTGCCGACATCCGgaatttgaagaatttcaaGTCTGTAAACAGGAAAATCTCGGGGTTTTACCTTGGAGTCCATTAAAAGG TGGAATGCTTACTGGTAAATATAAACGTGGTACAAGACCTAGTTTATCGGCGGGACGGATTGGACTCGTTGCTCAAGATGAATCAAAGGCTATGCAGATTGCCCCGGCTTGGAGTCAGTACGAAAATAATGAAGATTTCTGGAAGCTATTAGAAGCCATGGAGAAGATTGCCAAAAATTGTG GAAAGAGCATTCCTCAGGTAGCAATCCGGTGGTTGCTTCAGAAGGACGTGGTTGCCTCTGTTATCATTGGAGCCAACTCCATTGAGCAACTAGAAGACAATATAGGGTCGGCAACAAACTGGCGCCTCTCCAAGGAACAG atgGATGAACTTGACACGCTCTCCAAACCGGAAGTCCCATACCCATACGAGATGATGTGGCGAATGAACACTAACAGAGTGAATCCGTATCACCCAGCTCCGCTCGTAAAGAATACTGACGGGTAG